One segment of Fusarium oxysporum f. sp. lycopersici 4287 chromosome 7, whole genome shotgun sequence DNA contains the following:
- a CDS encoding cytosolic nonspecific dipeptidase: MPRTVRLDRAAVCFTQVVTAPPKRRFISLQVPVLQTFPQKLCLSSRTYLTDSIRTHQAKKMAPQLDGFFKQVDSSADHFIERLRKAVAIPSISAEDARRPDVVRMGEWLGEELKALGASVELRPLGKQPHKEYLDLPPVVLARYGSDKNKRTILVYGHYDVQPAEKSDGWATEPFDLTVDEKGRMFGRGATDDKGPVLGWLNAIEAHQKAGVEFPVNLLMCFEGMEEYGSEGLDDLIKEEAKKYFADAEAVCISDNYWLGTEKPCLTYGLRGCNYYSVEISGPGADLHSGVFGGTAQEPMTDLVRVLGSLVNTGGEIQIPGIKEQVAPVTADEEGLYDGISFTMDNIHESLGSKTTIFDDKKRTLMGRWRYPSLSIHGVEGAFSAPGAKTVIPAKVIGKFSIRTVPDMDIDKTNEAVYKYVEEQFAKLGSKNTLKVYAQHTGKWWVASPKHWNFSAAAKAVERVWGVEPDYTREGGSIPVTLTFEEATGKNVLLLPMGSSTDGAHSINEKLDKRNYIEGIKLLGAYLHYVAEEPQS; the protein is encoded by the exons ATGCCCCGCACCGTACGCCTCGATAGGGCAGCTGTTTGCTTTACTCAAGTGGTAACAGCACCACCCAAAAGGCGCTTTATCTCATTACAAGTACCCGTCCTGCAAACTTTTCCTCAGAAACTCTGCCTTTCTTCTCGTACCTATCTCACAGACTCTATTCGTACACAccaagcaaagaagatggcccCCCAGCTCGACGGTTTCTTCAAGCAAGTCGATAGCTCGGCTGACCACTTCATCGAGCGCCTGCGCAAGGCTGTCGCCATTCCGTCTATCTCAGCTGAGGATGCCCGTCGCCCTGATGTCGTTCGTATGGGAGAGTGGCTCGGCGAGGAGTTGAAAGCTCTTGGAGCCTCTGTAGAGCTTCGGCCCCTTGGGAAGCAGCCTCATAAGGAGTATCTCGACTTGCCTCCCGTTGTCCTTGCACGATACGGGAGCGACAAGAACAAGCGTACTATCCTCGTCTATGGACATTACGACGTCCAGCCTGCGGAAAAGAGCGACGGGTGGGCTACTGAGCCATTTGACCTTACTGTCGACGAAAAGGGTCGTATGTTTGGCCGTGGAGCTACAGATGACAAGGGTCCTGTTCTAGGCTGGTTAAATGCTATCGAGGCTCACCAAAAGGCTGGCGTTGAATTCCCTGTCAACCTGCTGATGTGCTTCGAGGGTATGGAGGAATACGGTTCTGAAGGCCTCGATGACCTCATCAAGGAAGAGGCTAAGAAGTACTTTGCTGATGCCGAGGCTGTGTGCATATCTGATAACTACTGGCTCGGTACCGAGAAGCCATGCTTAACTTACGGTCTTCGTGGTTGCAACTACTACTCAGTTGAGATCTCCGGCCCTGGCGCCGATCTTCACAGTGGTGTCTTTGGCGGTACCGCCCAGGAGCCCATGACTGACCTCGTTAGAGTCCTGGGATCTCTGGTCAACACTGGCGGCGAGATCCAGATTCCCGGTATTAAAGAGCAGGTTGCACCTGTCACGGCGGATGAGGAGGGTCTCTATGATGGAATTTCATTCACTATGGACAATATTCATGAGTCCCTGGGTAGCAAGACCACCATCTTCGATGATAAGAAGCGTACTCTGATGGGTCGCTGGAGATACCCATCCCTGTCTattcatggtgttgagggtgCTTTCTCTGCTCCTGGAGCTAAGACTGTTATTCCTGCCAAGGTTATTGGAAAGTTCTCTATCCGAACTGTTCCCGACATGGACATTGACAAGACCAACGAGGCTGTGTACAAGTATGTTGAAGAGCAGTTTGCCAAGCTTGGCAGCAAGAACACCCTCAAGGTGTATGCTCAGCATACTGGTAAGTGGTGGGTTGCATCACCAAAACACTGGAACTTCTCGGCTGCAGCCAAAGCTGTCGAACGTGTGTGGGGTGTCGAGCCCGATTATACTCGCGAAGGTGGAAG CATCCCTGTTACCCTGACATTTGAGGAGGCCACAGGCAAGAATGTTCTTTTGCTTCCCATGGGTAGCTCGACAGACGGCGCTCACTCTATCAAcgagaagctcgacaagCGCAACTACATTGAGGGTATTAAGCTGCTTGGCGCTTATCTACACTATGTTGCTGAGGAGCCTCAGTCTTAA